The following nucleotide sequence is from candidate division WOR-3 bacterium.
AAAACCTATTATTTTTCCACCTGATCTTTGAAGGGATGAAATAGTATATTCAAGAGTTTCCCTTCTTGTATAATCAAACTGCAAAACAATTATAGAACCATCAATACAACTTGAAATAACAGCTGCATCTACAAACAAAGTAAGGGGGGGCGAATCCACAATAACAATATCAAAATCTTTCTTTAATTCCTCAACTAATTTTTTAAATTTTTCAGAAGATAAAAGTTCTGTAGGATTTGGAGGAATTTTACCGGGAGCAATGTAATAAACATTCTCAATATAGGTATCATAAATTATCTCCTCTTTTCTAACTTCACCAAGGAGATAATCGGTTAAACCTTTTTCTTTTTCACCAAAAATTTTGGGGAGACCAGGTTTTCTTAAATCACCCTCTATAAGGATGGTTTTTATACTTGCCATCTGAAATATGATAGATAGATTAACGGAAATCGTAGTTTTCCCTTCATTAGGTTGGCTGCTTGTTATAAGAATTGTCTTTATTTCTTCTCCAACTTTCAGAAATTTTAAATTACTTCTCAAAGTCCTAAAACTTTCCATGTAAAGGGAACCTCTTTTCTGTCGAGTTAGGGTAATCTTTTCTGAATCATCTGTTTTGACAAAAGGAATTGTAGCAAGAATAGG
It contains:
- a CDS encoding polysaccharide biosynthesis tyrosine autokinase produces the protein KRYEEAKLQEVGQVSSFVIVEPSIPPEFPVYPKKRQNLLFAIVIGFGLALSLVFLLEYLDTRIRDVDEIKSSYPEIPILATIPFVKTDDSEKITLTRQKRGSLYMESFRTLRSNLKFLKVGEEIKTILITSSQPNEGKTTISVNLSIIFQMASIKTILIEGDLRKPGLPKIFGEKEKGLTDYLLGEVRKEEIIYDTYIENVYYIAPGKIPPNPTELLSSEKFKKLVEELKKDFDIVIVDSPPLTLFVDAAVISSCIDGSIIVLQFDYTRRETLEYTISSLQRSGGKIIGFVVNKVTPSPFKTRTYYYYPYYKPYRDYGYPVEY